One Dialister invisus DSM 15470 genomic region harbors:
- the truB gene encoding tRNA pseudouridine(55) synthase TruB, whose amino-acid sequence MDGVLNVLKPAGMTSFDVIACLRRIYGQKKIGHGGTLDPMAAGVLPVFLGRSARLIEYAPIHRKTYEAEFVMGLATDTEDMTGRIIKTGKVCSDISLWERVASKFTGIIEQIPSSYSAIMVDGKRAYQLARNGKQVILPSRKVEVYHLQIREIQSPYIRLSVTCSAGTYVRALGRDLGNKMGVPLAMSFLLRTKMGVFSIGQAKTLEEIERNPKDCLMTDISLLLSNLENVSLSEDAAKDFLQGKRLRTALPDMEVTAVFQEERFLGTAFIENGVLHPKKVFS is encoded by the coding sequence ATGGATGGTGTTCTTAATGTATTGAAACCTGCAGGAATGACTTCGTTTGATGTCATTGCTTGTCTGCGCCGCATTTATGGACAGAAAAAGATTGGTCACGGCGGAACACTGGATCCTATGGCAGCAGGCGTGCTTCCTGTATTTCTGGGACGCTCAGCTCGATTGATTGAATATGCGCCTATACATAGAAAAACATATGAAGCGGAATTCGTCATGGGGCTGGCGACGGATACTGAGGATATGACAGGAAGGATTATAAAAACAGGCAAAGTCTGCTCTGATATCTCATTATGGGAAAGGGTGGCGTCGAAATTTACAGGCATTATAGAGCAAATACCATCTTCTTACTCTGCCATAATGGTGGATGGAAAACGGGCGTACCAGTTGGCAAGGAATGGTAAACAGGTGATATTGCCTTCCCGCAAGGTGGAAGTATATCATTTACAGATACGGGAGATCCAATCGCCTTACATTCGTCTTTCAGTGACCTGTTCCGCAGGTACTTATGTAAGGGCACTGGGACGTGATTTAGGAAATAAGATGGGGGTGCCTCTTGCCATGTCATTTCTTCTTCGGACGAAAATGGGGGTGTTTTCTATTGGACAGGCGAAAACGTTGGAAGAAATAGAAAGAAATCCTAAAGACTGCCTTATGACGGATATAAGTCTGCTCTTATCCAATCTGGAGAATGTATCGCTTTCGGAAGATGCAGCAAAAGATTTTCTTCAGGGGAAAAGGCTGCGTACTGCTTTGCCGGATATGGAAGTTACTGCGGTATTTCAAGAAGAACGGTTTTTAGGGACAGCATTTATAGAAAATGGTGTATTACATCCAAAGAAAGTATTTTCGTGA
- a CDS encoding DHH family phosphoesterase: MGIKIGQAKEIEMEEAVAFLHEHDHFLLAGHEHPDGDDVGSLCALYNVLVSMGKTADMILPDPVPSAFTLVKSSAKVLMEIPEDGTYDAMVFTDLANISRGGDFNFPDVPSLCIDHHQTNEKYTDYLYLKYKYAATAEMLAEMFFAMGLKLDRDTCNALYMGIGTDSGFFKFSCTSEHTLLMASRLVKMGADPSYISNKLDEKTEEAMKCYKLVADTVHSYKDGKIVVAYMNKEAMALDGENSDYYASIPRCIKGAEIAALFKYKEQDEYRVSLRSLNYANVADLAAEFGGGGHWKASGCTMNGTLSDCERVFVEKAEKYL; the protein is encoded by the coding sequence ATGGGAATTAAGATTGGACAGGCAAAAGAAATAGAAATGGAAGAAGCCGTTGCTTTCCTGCATGAGCATGATCATTTCCTTTTGGCAGGACATGAACATCCTGACGGAGATGATGTGGGTTCGCTTTGTGCCCTTTACAATGTTCTTGTATCCATGGGGAAAACTGCGGATATGATTTTGCCTGATCCCGTTCCGTCGGCTTTTACTCTTGTGAAGTCGTCAGCAAAGGTATTAATGGAAATACCTGAAGACGGGACATATGATGCTATGGTTTTTACGGATCTGGCGAATATTTCCCGTGGCGGAGATTTTAATTTTCCCGATGTGCCAAGTTTATGTATTGACCATCATCAGACAAATGAAAAGTATACTGACTATTTATATTTAAAATACAAGTATGCAGCGACAGCAGAAATGCTTGCGGAAATGTTTTTTGCTATGGGTTTGAAGCTGGATAGGGATACCTGTAATGCACTTTATATGGGGATCGGAACGGACAGCGGATTTTTCAAATTCAGCTGTACTTCTGAACATACGCTCCTTATGGCAAGCCGTCTGGTAAAAATGGGAGCAGATCCGTCCTATATTTCCAATAAACTTGATGAAAAAACAGAAGAAGCGATGAAGTGTTACAAACTTGTTGCCGATACCGTCCATTCATATAAGGACGGAAAGATTGTTGTTGCTTATATGAATAAAGAGGCTATGGCGCTGGATGGAGAAAATTCTGATTATTACGCCTCTATTCCCCGCTGCATTAAGGGTGCGGAGATTGCGGCACTTTTTAAATATAAAGAGCAGGACGAATACCGCGTTTCGCTGCGCTCTTTAAATTATGCGAATGTGGCAGATCTGGCAGCTGAATTTGGCGGCGGCGGACATTGGAAAGCATCAGGGTGTACGATGAACGGAACACTTTCTGACTGCGAGAGAGTATTCGTAGAAAAAGCGGAGAAATACCTCTGA
- the rbfA gene encoding 30S ribosome-binding factor RbfA, producing MSELRVRKMQEFIKQEVGNMLLRELKDPRLGFVTVTGVKLTGDLREATVYVSLFGQEEERKESLMVLNKSKGFIRKELGTRLKVYYTPEISFEEDKSLDYGMHIEGLLKKIHEEDGNGN from the coding sequence ATGTCGGAATTAAGAGTAAGGAAAATGCAGGAGTTTATCAAGCAGGAAGTAGGGAATATGCTCCTCCGCGAACTGAAAGATCCAAGGCTCGGTTTTGTTACTGTGACGGGAGTCAAACTAACGGGAGACCTTCGGGAAGCTACTGTTTATGTAAGCCTTTTTGGACAAGAAGAAGAGAGAAAAGAATCTCTCATGGTTTTGAATAAATCAAAAGGTTTCATTCGAAAAGAATTGGGAACCCGTCTGAAAGTGTATTATACTCCTGAAATTTCTTTTGAAGAAGATAAGTCTCTTGATTATGGAATGCATATTGAAGGACTTCTGAAAAAGATCCACGAGGAGGATGGCAATGGGAATTAA